Proteins from a single region of Scylla paramamosain isolate STU-SP2022 chromosome 35, ASM3559412v1, whole genome shotgun sequence:
- the LOC135090664 gene encoding uncharacterized protein LOC135090664, whose protein sequence is MADRGLSRAGTPKPSQDTPRRASKPSQDTPRRAPQPSQDTPRRASQASQDTPRRASSSSSVSRDSSRPRRDDDDRLRKDNKRTAVGFDGSSVKRLCASKPQQPSGSQQPSGSQQPSGNQQPPGSLQSFVSQPCSDEDPSASDKKFDILTNLLSGLVEKLDNRITRSASPSPVDYGGCHELSPSDNEDGEESERDDPDPLDGLDTISPSFSGSQPATSGDDADFLQALSELSDNFLGEEAKGEPISDSLASIVNASLRRRPVADIVKSTTNRIKIPSNVPNMKVPETNPPIVKAMNTGGKLVDARLTHINGLLLKALVPITQCVSDVGERKGKAVNFYLEGLNDCLRLLISAFNYTNQLRKEVARVHVNDTALAELCKWECEVGTDKLFPFDIVKKCDEMHRTKKLGRPSFRPYKTSRGKSLSFGRQDHRRPYSSRARSKLPSRPFLGLRQSYGRRTQPYKLPQ, encoded by the coding sequence ATGGCGGACCGAGGCCTCAGTCGGGCAGGAACCCCCAAGCCCAGCCAGGACACGCCACGGCGTGCATCCAAGCCCAGCCAGGACACGCCACGGCGTGCACCCCAGCCCAGCCAGGACACGCCACGGCGTGCTTCCCAGGCCAGCCAGGACACGCCAAGgcgtgcttcctcctcctcatctgtctCACGGGACAGTTCACGGCCCAggcgtgatgatgatgaccggTTAAGGAAGGACAATAAGAGGACTGCTGTTGGTTTTGATGGGTCGTCCGTCAAGCGTCTTTGTGCTTCCAAACCACAACAACCGTCCGGCAGTCAACAACCGTCTGGCAGTCAACAACCGTCCGGCAATCAACAACCACCTGGCAGTCTACAATCATTCGTCAGTCAACCCTGTTCGGACGAGGATCCTTCTGCTTCAGACAAGAAATTTGATATTCTCACCAATCTGTTGAGTGGTTTAGTTGAAAAACTAGACAACCGCATTACACGCAGTGCTTCGCCTTCACCGGTAGATTATGGTGGCTGTCATGAATTGTCCCCTTCTGATAATGAGGACGGTGAAGAGTCTGAGAGAGATGATCCAGACCCCCTAGATGGATTAGACACTATCTCCCCCTCTTTTTCCGGTAGCCAACCCGCTACCTCTGGTGATGACGCAGACTTCCTCCAAGCGTTGAGTGAATTGTCTGACAATTTTTTGGGCGAGGAAGCAAAAGGTGAACCAATTTCTGATTCACTTGCATCAATAGTCAATGCCAGCCTGAGGCGTCGTCCTGTGGCCGACATTGTAAAATCAACCACTAATAGGATTAAAATACCCAGCAATGTGCCCAATATGAAAGTTCCAGAGACTAACCCTCCCATTGTCAAAGCAATGAATACGGGAGGTAAACTTGTGGATGCTCGACTAACCCATATTAATGGACTGTTACTGAAAGCGCTTGTTCCCATTACTCAGTGCGTTAGTGAcgtgggggaaaggaaagggaaggcagtGAATTTTTACCTGGAAGGTTTAAATGATTGCCTTAGGCTACTAATCTCCGCCTTCAATTACACCAACCAGTTACGAAAGGAGGTGGCACGTGTTCACGTCAATGACACTGCTCTTGCAGAACTCTGTAAATGGGAGTGTGAAGTCGGTACTGACAAACTCTTCCCTTTCGACATTGTGAAGAAATGTGATGAAATGCATAGAACCAAGAAGCTGGGAAGGCCGTCCTTCCGCCCCTACAAGACCTCCAGAGGGAAGAGCTTATCCTTCGGTAGACAGGACCACAGGAGACCTTACAGCTCACGAGCCCGGTCAAAGCTTCCTTCAAGGCCTTTTTTAGGCCTGCGGCAGTCTTACGGGAGGAGGACGCAGCCATACAAACTTCCCCAGTAA